The following are encoded in a window of Chryseobacterium sp. genomic DNA:
- the purF gene encoding amidophosphoribosyltransferase — MTQLQQFKEDYLAQFKERTYGRNLLKAEDPFDAPSEECGIFGIYSDTDLDTFSLSQFGLFALQHRGQEACGISVMKDGKIVNIKDEGLVLDVYKEIRDPEMFMGNAAIGHNRYTTAGDKKKYNYQPFFAKNEYDQIVLSIAHNGNLTNAITLKKELEAEGVVFRATSDSEVILRLIQKNLDLGLRGAIKATMEKIEGAYSVVGMTRNKFFAFRDFNGIRPLVLGAIDEKTFVAASESVALDAVGAQYVRDILPGEIVYTSENETGLKSFLVKENCENRICAFEYIYFARPDSLLENINVHEIRERSGEKIWEQAPVEADIVIGVPDSGVPAAIGFSKASGIPFRPVLIKNRYIGRSFIVPTQEMRERIVNLKLNPIISEIRGKRVVIIDDSIVRGTTSKRLVKIMKDAGVKEIHFRSVSPPIIAPCYLGIDTPSKDDLISANMTKDELRDYLGVDSLEFLSMENLKILLGSTNHCFGCFTEVYPVPPGPSSDYTDE, encoded by the coding sequence ATGACACAGTTACAACAGTTTAAGGAAGATTATTTAGCGCAGTTTAAGGAAAGGACCTACGGCAGGAACCTTTTGAAGGCCGAAGATCCTTTTGATGCGCCATCAGAAGAGTGTGGTATTTTCGGCATCTATTCAGATACCGACCTGGATACCTTCTCGCTGTCCCAGTTTGGGCTGTTTGCCCTGCAGCACCGCGGACAGGAAGCCTGCGGTATCTCCGTAATGAAAGACGGCAAGATTGTAAACATCAAGGACGAAGGTCTTGTACTGGATGTGTACAAAGAAATCCGCGATCCGGAAATGTTTATGGGCAATGCGGCAATCGGTCATAACCGCTATACAACTGCCGGCGACAAGAAAAAATACAATTACCAGCCGTTTTTCGCCAAGAATGAATACGACCAGATCGTACTGTCTATTGCTCACAACGGAAACCTTACCAATGCGATTACCCTCAAGAAGGAACTGGAGGCGGAAGGGGTGGTTTTCCGTGCTACATCGGATTCAGAAGTTATTCTGAGGCTGATCCAAAAAAACCTGGATTTGGGTCTTCGCGGTGCCATAAAAGCCACCATGGAAAAAATTGAAGGTGCCTACTCCGTGGTAGGAATGACACGTAATAAATTTTTCGCTTTCCGCGATTTCAATGGGATCCGTCCGCTGGTTTTGGGTGCGATAGACGAAAAAACTTTCGTGGCGGCCTCAGAATCAGTGGCTCTTGATGCCGTAGGTGCACAGTATGTGCGTGACATCCTGCCGGGTGAGATTGTTTATACAAGTGAGAACGAAACCGGTTTGAAATCCTTTCTTGTGAAGGAAAACTGCGAAAACAGAATTTGTGCCTTTGAATATATTTATTTTGCCAGACCCGACTCCCTGCTGGAGAACATCAATGTTCATGAAATCCGTGAACGCTCCGGTGAGAAAATCTGGGAGCAGGCACCTGTAGAGGCAGATATCGTTATTGGCGTGCCGGACTCAGGAGTTCCGGCGGCTATCGGTTTTTCCAAAGCGTCGGGAATACCTTTCCGTCCTGTACTGATTAAGAACAGGTATATTGGCCGCAGCTTTATTGTGCCTACACAGGAAATGCGCGAAAGGATCGTAAACCTGAAACTGAATCCGATCATTTCCGAAATCAGGGGCAAGAGGGTAGTGATCATTGACGATTCCATAGTACGTGGCACTACTTCCAAGCGTCTCGTAAAGATTATGAAAGATGCCGGTGTAAAGGAAATCCACTTCAGAAGTGTTTCGCCACCTATTATAGCACCCTGCTATCTTGGAATTGACACACCGTCCAAAGACGATCTTATTTCGGCGAACATGACCAAGGACGAGCTGCGTGATTATCTGGGTGTGGATTCACTGGAGTTCCTGAGTATGGAAAATCTGAAAATACTTTTAGGCAGTACCAATCACTGTTTTGGCTGCTTTACAGAAGTATATCCTGTGCCGCCCGGACCAAGTTCCGATTACACTGACGAATAA
- a CDS encoding pseudouridine synthase — MSRENSKSGKSQRPGASKSSSGAGKSRAPQSDKPRASRPSSGADRPRSPKADILGAKSQPRAGKSRTSKLEQPREPRLYTQGEIRNFERMPAAKRGGNTAGKELGRKIINRNDDADRTRNFVQKRRLEKITKEVPKESIRLNKYIANSGICSRREADELIEQGLVQVNGQVVTEMGYQVQKTDKVVFDGQGITPEKPVYVLLNKPKGYISTTKDEKARKTVMDLVANASPYKVHPVGRLDRSTTGVILLTNDGHMTKKLTHPSFNAKKIYHVTLDRKLDRADLNAIAEGIRLEEGIAEIDSISYIEGKPKNEIGIELHIGWNRVVRRIFHKLGYEVELLDRVMFAGLTKKNIKRGHWRILTDLEVNNLKML, encoded by the coding sequence ATGAGCCGCGAAAACAGCAAATCAGGAAAATCCCAAAGACCGGGAGCTTCCAAATCATCATCCGGTGCAGGTAAATCTCGCGCGCCCCAGTCCGATAAACCAAGAGCTTCAAGACCGTCTTCAGGTGCCGACAGACCGCGCAGCCCGAAGGCCGATATATTGGGAGCCAAATCCCAGCCGCGTGCCGGCAAATCCAGAACATCAAAACTGGAGCAGCCGCGCGAACCCCGACTTTACACCCAGGGCGAAATCCGCAACTTTGAACGTATGCCGGCTGCCAAACGCGGTGGCAACACAGCAGGAAAAGAGTTGGGCCGTAAGATCATCAACAGAAATGATGATGCCGATAGAACGCGCAACTTTGTACAGAAAAGAAGACTTGAAAAGATAACCAAGGAAGTTCCGAAAGAGAGCATCCGTCTTAATAAATATATCGCCAACAGTGGGATCTGCAGCCGCAGGGAAGCTGATGAGCTGATTGAACAGGGTCTCGTGCAGGTGAATGGCCAGGTAGTGACCGAAATGGGCTACCAGGTGCAGAAAACCGATAAAGTAGTCTTCGACGGTCAGGGCATTACACCGGAAAAGCCGGTCTATGTACTGCTGAACAAACCTAAAGGATATATCTCCACCACAAAGGACGAGAAGGCCCGGAAGACCGTAATGGACCTTGTGGCCAATGCCTCGCCTTATAAAGTGCATCCTGTAGGCCGTCTGGACCGCTCAACAACAGGAGTGATCCTCCTGACCAACGACGGGCACATGACGAAGAAACTAACGCATCCTTCCTTCAACGCCAAGAAAATCTACCACGTTACGCTGGACAGAAAGCTGGACCGTGCGGACCTTAACGCCATTGCTGAAGGAATCCGTCTGGAAGAAGGCATAGCCGAAATAGACAGTATTTCCTATATTGAAGGTAAGCCGAAGAATGAGATCGGCATCGAGCTGCACATTGGCTGGAACCGCGTGGTAAGACGTATTTTCCATAAACTCGGATACGAAGTAGAGTTGCTGGACCGTGTCATGTTTGCAGGCTTGACCAAGAAAAACATTAAGCGTGGTCACTGGCGCATCCTTACAGACCTGGAGGTGAATAACCTTAAAATGCTGTAA
- the purC gene encoding phosphoribosylaminoimidazolesuccinocarboxamide synthase has protein sequence MTKGAMLYEGKAKQVFATDHPEQVVVRFKDDATAFNAQKRGNVDLKGEMNNAITTLIFEYLNERGIKTHFIKKLDEREQLVVKVDIIPLEMVVRNYSAGSMAQRLGVEEGIKSPVTIFDICYKKDELGDPLINDHHAVFLGAATYEELKDMYSLTARINEILKELFDKMNIILVDFKIELGKTADGSIILADEISPDTCRLWDKDTMKKLDKDRFRRDLGEVTEAYVEIYERLKKVLDK, from the coding sequence ATGACTAAAGGAGCAATGTTATACGAAGGAAAAGCCAAGCAGGTTTTTGCCACCGACCATCCGGAGCAGGTAGTCGTGAGGTTTAAGGACGATGCTACAGCTTTTAATGCCCAGAAACGCGGAAATGTGGACCTGAAGGGCGAAATGAACAATGCCATTACAACCCTGATCTTTGAATATCTGAATGAAAGAGGGATTAAAACCCACTTCATAAAGAAACTGGACGAAAGGGAGCAGCTTGTTGTAAAGGTAGATATCATCCCCCTGGAAATGGTGGTCAGAAACTATTCTGCGGGAAGCATGGCGCAGCGCCTGGGTGTGGAAGAAGGCATCAAGTCTCCGGTAACCATATTTGATATCTGCTATAAGAAAGACGAGCTGGGAGATCCGCTCATCAATGATCACCACGCAGTGTTCCTGGGAGCGGCGACATACGAGGAGCTTAAAGATATGTACAGTCTTACGGCGCGCATCAATGAAATCCTGAAAGAACTTTTTGACAAAATGAACATCATCCTTGTTGATTTTAAGATTGAACTTGGGAAAACCGCAGACGGAAGCATTATCCTGGCTGACGAGATTTCACCTGATACCTGCAGGCTGTGGGATAAGGACACCATGAAGAAACTGGACAAAGACCGTTTCCGCCGTGACTTGGGCGAGGTGACCGAAGCGTACGTAGAAATTTATGAACGACTGAAAAAAGTGCTGGATAAATAA
- a CDS encoding DUF3307 domain-containing protein — protein MIITQLILAHLIGDFILQPNKWVAHKEAKKTASPYLYLHTLIHTALCMVFLWDLDLLWIAALVGISHFIIDALKLHLQKTNTKKTWFITDQLLHALVIAGVGFATDQFDLKVLLSPQTLIFLTGAVFLTTPVSILIKTLLSAWTPVAIEHSKVQTESLTHAGKYIGILERLLVFTFIIVNHWEGVGFMIAAKSVFRFSDLAEAKQRKLTEYVLVGTLLSFGIAVMTGILVRM, from the coding sequence ATGATAATCACTCAACTCATACTGGCTCACCTCATCGGAGATTTTATCTTACAGCCTAACAAATGGGTTGCCCATAAAGAAGCAAAGAAAACCGCAAGTCCTTACCTCTATCTTCATACCCTGATCCATACAGCACTTTGCATGGTTTTCCTTTGGGATCTGGATCTCTTGTGGATCGCGGCACTTGTGGGTATAAGTCACTTCATCATTGATGCACTGAAGCTCCACCTTCAAAAGACAAATACGAAAAAGACCTGGTTCATTACCGACCAGCTGCTGCACGCACTGGTGATAGCAGGTGTGGGATTCGCCACAGATCAGTTTGATTTGAAAGTCCTTCTAAGTCCTCAGACGCTGATATTCCTTACCGGTGCGGTATTTCTCACCACCCCCGTTTCTATCCTGATCAAGACGCTGCTCTCCGCCTGGACTCCCGTGGCAATAGAGCACAGCAAAGTACAGACGGAAAGTCTTACACATGCCGGAAAATATATAGGTATACTGGAGCGTTTATTGGTTTTCACCTTCATTATCGTAAATCACTGGGAAGGTGTAGGTTTTATGATTGCCGCCAAATCTGTGTTCCGCTTCAGTGATCTGGCTGAAGCCAAACAGCGTAAGCTCACCGAATATGTATTGGTAGGAACCCTGCTCAGTTTTGGTATTGCAGTTATGACGGGTATTCTGGTGCGAATGTAA
- a CDS encoding porin family protein, which yields MKKLFLSAAVAVSTLTFAQQFGVKAGMNVSSLSKDANLSDQGSKIGFNAGLFMNAPISADFSIQPELIYTQYGEKYDYTVPSTPVSDEMRYSGATHLDYVALPVMLQYNVTPSFYLEAGPEFGLLVSAKDKAKNETTGETLAESDNYKDSLNGFNFGAGIGAGYFFTPNIGITARYVAGFTDIYKDGQNSGDAVKNNVFQAGLAYKF from the coding sequence ATGAAAAAGTTATTTTTAAGTGCAGCCGTAGCAGTGAGTACACTTACATTTGCACAGCAGTTTGGTGTTAAAGCAGGTATGAACGTATCTTCATTATCTAAAGATGCAAACTTAAGCGATCAGGGATCAAAAATTGGATTTAACGCAGGTCTTTTTATGAATGCGCCAATTTCAGCTGATTTTTCTATCCAGCCGGAACTTATCTATACACAGTATGGTGAGAAGTACGATTATACGGTTCCCTCAACACCAGTAAGTGATGAAATGAGATATTCAGGAGCTACGCATCTTGATTATGTAGCACTTCCTGTGATGCTGCAGTACAACGTTACACCGTCTTTTTACTTGGAAGCAGGACCTGAATTCGGACTTTTGGTATCAGCAAAAGATAAAGCCAAGAACGAAACTACTGGTGAGACTTTAGCAGAATCTGATAACTATAAGGACAGTCTGAACGGATTTAACTTTGGAGCTGGTATCGGAGCCGGTTACTTCTTTACGCCAAACATCGGAATTACTGCAAGATATGTAGCCGGTTTTACAGACATCTACAAAGATGGCCAGAACTCAGGTGACGCTGTTAAGAACAACGTATTCCAGGCTGGTTTAGCTTATAAATTCTAA
- the aroB gene encoding 3-dehydroquinate synthase: MFTFADTDFSQLNSTLQELQPSKLFILVDENTHEYCLPTLLGSLETKVPYEILEIEPGEEMKTLNTAAQLWEILAEFEADRNAVLINLGGGVITDLGGFLASTYKRGIPFINIPTTLLGMCDASIGGKTGIDHGFIKNIIGTFAEPKLTLINPDFLRTLPFEQLRSGFAEMLKHGLIADRHHWSNLTSLPELNADMLLPHIKRSCEIKREIVKADFHEKNIRKTLNYGHTIGHAVESSFLAGGKPILHGEAVAMGMICETYLSALEGLITHDEAETVIRNIQRFFPQIEIEQSALQTLPQLMKSDKKNSGGQINFSLLTGIGACGFNHNVSEENIYNALHYYQNLS; encoded by the coding sequence ATGTTCACCTTCGCTGATACTGACTTCTCACAACTCAATTCTACACTCCAGGAACTGCAGCCCTCCAAACTATTTATTTTGGTTGATGAAAATACGCATGAGTACTGCCTGCCCACCCTGCTGGGGAGTCTGGAAACCAAAGTTCCTTACGAGATCCTTGAGATAGAACCCGGCGAAGAAATGAAAACGCTGAATACTGCTGCACAGCTTTGGGAGATCCTGGCAGAATTTGAAGCCGACCGTAACGCCGTACTGATCAATCTGGGCGGCGGCGTCATCACAGATCTGGGTGGCTTTTTAGCTTCAACCTACAAACGCGGGATCCCTTTCATCAACATTCCCACTACCCTCCTGGGCATGTGTGATGCTTCAATTGGGGGCAAAACCGGCATAGACCACGGATTCATCAAAAACATCATCGGGACTTTCGCGGAACCAAAACTTACACTGATTAACCCGGATTTCCTGAGAACCTTACCCTTCGAACAGCTGAGAAGTGGATTTGCTGAGATGCTGAAACACGGTCTTATTGCCGACAGGCATCATTGGAGTAACTTGACTTCTTTACCAGAATTAAACGCAGATATGCTCCTTCCCCACATCAAACGGTCGTGTGAAATCAAGAGAGAGATCGTAAAAGCCGATTTTCACGAGAAGAACATCAGAAAAACCCTCAATTACGGGCATACAATAGGTCACGCGGTAGAAAGCAGTTTTCTTGCCGGCGGAAAACCCATCCTCCATGGTGAAGCGGTAGCGATGGGAATGATATGCGAAACTTACCTCTCGGCCCTTGAGGGATTGATTACCCACGACGAGGCGGAAACGGTCATCCGTAATATACAGAGGTTCTTCCCGCAAATTGAGATTGAGCAGTCTGCCTTACAAACACTGCCGCAACTTATGAAATCTGATAAAAAGAACTCCGGCGGGCAGATTAATTTTTCCCTGCTCACTGGAATCGGAGCCTGCGGATTTAACCACAATGTTAGTGAGGAAAATATTTACAATGCGTTGCATTATTATCAAAATTTGTCCTGA
- a CDS encoding SatD family protein, producing the protein MKAVITGDIINSQSIPSETWHHALRGIFGPENSEIWEIYRGDEFQLLLPHASESFSKAIEIKSRIKCISGLDVRLSIGIGDQDFKAPKITQSTGSAFVHSGRNFEKIKAEKLTLSIASDFPDFDEVMNITFKWMNTNLDNWSSVSADIVQIFIKDNNLNQEEVARQLNISQSSVSQRLKRANYDLIMQTDRIFRKRISELKA; encoded by the coding sequence ATGAAAGCGGTTATCACCGGAGACATTATCAATTCTCAAAGTATCCCTTCCGAAACATGGCATCACGCACTGCGCGGTATTTTTGGGCCGGAAAACAGCGAAATTTGGGAAATCTACCGTGGTGATGAGTTCCAGCTTTTGTTGCCGCATGCCTCTGAATCCTTCAGCAAGGCCATTGAAATAAAATCCAGGATTAAATGCATTTCAGGATTGGATGTTCGTCTGTCTATCGGTATTGGTGACCAGGATTTCAAAGCGCCGAAAATTACACAGTCTACAGGAAGTGCCTTTGTGCATTCCGGGCGTAACTTTGAGAAAATAAAAGCGGAGAAACTGACACTCAGCATCGCTTCAGACTTTCCCGATTTTGATGAAGTAATGAATATTACTTTCAAATGGATGAACACCAACCTGGACAACTGGTCCTCTGTTTCGGCAGATATCGTTCAGATTTTCATAAAAGACAATAACCTGAACCAGGAGGAAGTTGCCCGCCAGCTTAATATATCCCAGTCTTCAGTAAGCCAGCGTCTGAAGCGCGCAAATTATGACCTTATAATGCAGACAGACAGGATTTTCCGCAAACGAATTTCGGAACTTAAGGCATGA